In Populus trichocarpa isolate Nisqually-1 chromosome 7, P.trichocarpa_v4.1, whole genome shotgun sequence, the following proteins share a genomic window:
- the LOC18101128 gene encoding putative scarecrow-like protein 16 isoform X2, protein MENAHCNLAIDTHKFSIIELASFVDLTPWHRFGYTAANAAILEAVEGYLVIHIVDLSLTHCMQIPTLVDAIANRFEVPPLIKLTVAGATEDVPPLLDLSYEELGSKLVNFARSRNIIMEFRVIPSSYADGFSSFIEQLRVQHLVYAESGEALVINCHMMLHYIPEETLSGIPSTNSNTYSYESSSSSMSFRTMFLKSLRSLDPTLVVLVDEDADLTSNNLVCRLRSAFNYLWIPYDTVDTFLPRGSRQRQWYEADICWKIENVIAHEGPQRVERLEPKCRWIQRMRNANFRGISFADDAISEVKTMLDEHAAGWGLKKEDDDIVLTWKGHNVVFASAWLPA, encoded by the coding sequence ATGGAAAATGCTCACTGCAACCTAGCCATAGACACACATAAATTCTCTATCATTGAGCTTGCAAGCTTTGTTGACTTAACCCCATGGCATCGCTTCGGTTACACTGCAGCAAATGCTGCAATATTGGAAGCTGTTGAAGGGTATTTAGTTATTCATATTGTAGATTTAAGCTTGACACATTGCATGCAAATCCCAACTCTTGTCGATGCTATTGCTAATCGGTTCGAGGTGCCCCCGTTGATAAAGCTTACTGTTGCTGGTGCCACTGAAGATGTACCACCTTTGCTTGATCTTTCTTATGAAGAGTTGGGCTCAAAGTTGGTCAACTTTGCTCGGTCACGAAACATAATAATGGAATTTAGAGTCATTCCTTCAAGTTATGCAGATGGGTTCTCTTCCTTTATCGAGCAACTTCGGGTGCAACATCTAGTGTATGCTGAAAGTGGTGAGGCGCTAGTCATAAACTGTCACATGATGCTTCATTACATACCTGAAGAAACCCTTTCTGGTATTCCTAGTACAAACTCAAATACTTATTCTTATGAATCTTCATCGTCCTCTATGTCTTTTAGGACAATGTTTCTAAAGTCTCTTAGGAGTTTAGACCCAACACTTGTTGTCTTAGTAGATGAGGATGCAGATTTAACATCAAATAATTTGGTGTGTAGACTAAGGTCAGCTTTCAATTATCTATGGATACCTTATGATACTGTGGATACATTTCTTCCAAGGGGAAGTAGACAAAGACAGTGGTATGAAGCTGATATATGCTGGAAAATTGAGAATGTCATAGCACATGAGGGACCGCAAAGAGTGGAGCGGCTTGAACCAAAATGCAGGTGGATTCAACGGATGAGAAATGCAAATTTTCGAGGCATTTCGTTCGCAGACGATGCTATTTCTGAAGTTAAGACCATGCTTGATGAGCATGCAGCCGGCTGGGGACTAAAGAAGGAAGATGATGATATTGTACTCACTTGGAAGGGACATAATGTTGTATTTGCTAGTGCTTGGTTGCCTGCTTAA
- the LOC18101128 gene encoding scarecrow-like protein 32 isoform X1, which yields MPRNRPWPGFPTSKSLGSFGDANCMEQLLVHCVNAIESNDATLSQQILWVLNNIAPPDGDSNQRLTCAFLRALIARAAKSGTCKLLAAMENAHCNLAIDTHKFSIIELASFVDLTPWHRFGYTAANAAILEAVEGYLVIHIVDLSLTHCMQIPTLVDAIANRFEVPPLIKLTVAGATEDVPPLLDLSYEELGSKLVNFARSRNIIMEFRVIPSSYADGFSSFIEQLRVQHLVYAESGEALVINCHMMLHYIPEETLSGIPSTNSNTYSYESSSSSMSFRTMFLKSLRSLDPTLVVLVDEDADLTSNNLVCRLRSAFNYLWIPYDTVDTFLPRGSRQRQWYEADICWKIENVIAHEGPQRVERLEPKCRWIQRMRNANFRGISFADDAISEVKTMLDEHAAGWGLKKEDDDIVLTWKGHNVVFASAWLPA from the exons ATGCCAAG AAACCGTCCCTGGCCTGGATTCCCTACATCAAAATCCTTAGGAAGCTTTGGTGATGCTAATTGCATGGAGCAGCTTTTAGTCCACTGTGTAAATGCAATTGAAAGTAATGATGCCACTCTATCCCAACAGATCCTATGGGTCCTAAACAACATTGCACCACCAGATGGTGATTCAAACCAACGCCTAACATGTGCCTTCCTAAGAGCCCTGATCGCACGTGCAGCGAAGAGTGGTACCTGCAAACTTCTTGCTGCAATGGAAAATGCTCACTGCAACCTAGCCATAGACACACATAAATTCTCTATCATTGAGCTTGCAAGCTTTGTTGACTTAACCCCATGGCATCGCTTCGGTTACACTGCAGCAAATGCTGCAATATTGGAAGCTGTTGAAGGGTATTTAGTTATTCATATTGTAGATTTAAGCTTGACACATTGCATGCAAATCCCAACTCTTGTCGATGCTATTGCTAATCGGTTCGAGGTGCCCCCGTTGATAAAGCTTACTGTTGCTGGTGCCACTGAAGATGTACCACCTTTGCTTGATCTTTCTTATGAAGAGTTGGGCTCAAAGTTGGTCAACTTTGCTCGGTCACGAAACATAATAATGGAATTTAGAGTCATTCCTTCAAGTTATGCAGATGGGTTCTCTTCCTTTATCGAGCAACTTCGGGTGCAACATCTAGTGTATGCTGAAAGTGGTGAGGCGCTAGTCATAAACTGTCACATGATGCTTCATTACATACCTGAAGAAACCCTTTCTGGTATTCCTAGTACAAACTCAAATACTTATTCTTATGAATCTTCATCGTCCTCTATGTCTTTTAGGACAATGTTTCTAAAGTCTCTTAGGAGTTTAGACCCAACACTTGTTGTCTTAGTAGATGAGGATGCAGATTTAACATCAAATAATTTGGTGTGTAGACTAAGGTCAGCTTTCAATTATCTATGGATACCTTATGATACTGTGGATACATTTCTTCCAAGGGGAAGTAGACAAAGACAGTGGTATGAAGCTGATATATGCTGGAAAATTGAGAATGTCATAGCACATGAGGGACCGCAAAGAGTGGAGCGGCTTGAACCAAAATGCAGGTGGATTCAACGGATGAGAAATGCAAATTTTCGAGGCATTTCGTTCGCAGACGATGCTATTTCTGAAGTTAAGACCATGCTTGATGAGCATGCAGCCGGCTGGGGACTAAAGAAGGAAGATGATGATATTGTACTCACTTGGAAGGGACATAATGTTGTATTTGCTAGTGCTTGGTTGCCTGCTTAA
- the LOC18101129 gene encoding peroxidase 73 produces the protein MAAARFHLLLVLSLTLSLCHFPDTTWAQLRQNYYASSCPRVESIVRGVVQNKIKQTFVTIPATLRLFFHDCFVQGCDASVIVASTATNKAEKDHSDNLSLAGDGFDTVIKAKAAVDATPGCKNKVSCADILAIATRDVIALSGGPSYPVELGRLDGLSSTAASVNGKLPQPTFSLNQLTAMFAANGLSQTDMIALSAAHTLGFSHCSKFANRIYSFSRQGPIDPTLNRTYAKTLQTLCPKNVDSRIAINMDPNTPNTFDNMYYKNLVQGMGLFTSDQVLFTDSRSKPTVTKWATDSQAFQQAFITAMTKLGRVGVKSGRNGKIRQDCAVLA, from the exons ATGGCAGCTGCCCGGTTCCATCTCTTACTTGTTCTTTCACTCACTCTCAGTTTGTGCCACTTCCCTGACACCACATGGGCGCAGCTTAGGCAAAATTACTACGCTAGCAGTTGCCCCAGAGTGGAAAGCATAGTTAGGGGTGTCGTtcagaataaaattaaacaaacctTTGTTACGATTCCGGCAACTCTCAGGCTTTTCTTCCATGATTGCTTTGTTCAG GGCTGTGATGCTTCAGTTATAGTGGCCTCCACTGCAACCAACAAGGCGGAGAAGGACCATTCTGATAATTTATCATTAGCTGGAGATGGATTTGACACTGTGATCAAAGCGAAAGCGGCTGTTGATGCCACCCCCGGATGCAAAAACAAGGTCTCGTGTGCTGATATCCTTGCCATAGCAACAAGAGATGTTATCGCACTG TCTGGTGGGCCTTCATATCCTGTTGAATTGGGACGATTGGATGGTTTAAGCTCAACAGCTGCTAGTGTCAATGGGAAGCTGCCTCAGCCAACTTTCTCTTTGAATCAGCTTACTGCTATGTTTGCTGCCAACGGACTCAGCCAAACTGACATGATTGCTCTCTCAG cGGCACACACGCTTGGATTCTCTCATTGTAGCAAATTTGCCAACAGGATATATAGTTTTAGCAGGCAAGGTCCGATCGACCCTACACTCAACCGAACATATGCAAAAACACTGCAAACTCTGTGCCCCAAAAACGTTGACTCCAGAATAGCCATCAACATGGACCCAAACACTCCCAACACCTTTGACAACATGTATTACAAGAACCTCGTGCAAGGAATGGGCCTCTTCACCTCTGATCAAGTTCTATTCACAGACTCAAGGTCCAAGCCAACTGTTACTAAATGGGCTACTGACTCACAGGCCTTTCAACAAGCCTTTATCACTGCCATGACAAAGTTGGGCCGCGTCGGTGTCAAGAGCGGTCGAAATGGGAAAATTCGTCAAGACTGCGCAGTTTTGGCTTAA